The following is a genomic window from Miscanthus floridulus cultivar M001 chromosome 14, ASM1932011v1, whole genome shotgun sequence.
ttgaaaaattttggatttatTTTTTTTGGAATATGTAGGGCATCATGTCCTTTATAAAACTAAACTTGTGCATGAaggaaaaaatggaaaaaaactCATCAGAGGTAGACTACTGAACCAATTGGAATAGTTGATCCAGGGTTTATTACTGGACAAAGTGGATTGTTTGGACAACACAAAATAGACTTCttaaacaccccccccccccccaaccccgcCGCAGGCCGCAAGTCAACCTTTACCATCAATATGTAAATAATTAGATAGTTTGACAATGTAAGACTAGTATTACTCACTCTAGTATATTTTTCATCATAAATAAAATGATACTTTCGTAACCTATATATTCATTTTTATTTCAAATATCATATTTTCATGGAAATTCCTTAAGGCCCCGTTTGCCCGTTTGGATTCttagaattgaattcattttaataatcataatttagacacatattttattaagctaatatggttgtatatggattatatttgtatattattgttggctatatGAGAGAGGTACTCATGTTTTGTATTTCTACCGTAGAGGAGTgagttgaagagcgtgttataagttACAAAGTAGAAACATATATAGAATGGTGATCTATAAAATTAATTTCTATTTTttaccctatgaatttgagataggtttATATATGAACTTTGGAAAGTGGTAGAATgttaaattccaagccaaataacataatttattaagtagatttcaattcctttAAATAAAAGGATCCATAAAGGAAGTAGGTTATTCGAACGGAAATTAATTGCAAATCAACACAATGCTGCTACTTCTACATGTAAACGAGATAGTTGAACGtgtaagagcatcttcaagagttccCTATTTGTCTTTCTAATACTTGGTTTTTAGAAAATTAAGAAAAAAATGTCTCTCCAACAGTTTCTAATCCATCCTCCTAATATTTAGGCACTTAGGAAAACCGACCAGTTTCGCGTAACTTTACGAGGGTATTGAGTCGCGCGGATCTTCTCCTGTGCGGTTCCACCCGGAGCGCATGCTCAAGCCCGGCGGCTCCGGCGACGAGTTCGACTACCCCGGCTACGTCAGGGCGTACCAGGAGTTCGTCCGTGCCGTGGTCGCGTACCAGGAGAAGACGGCGGCGGGTCCGCACTTGCCCCGTGGCGCCCCCGTCCCCGCGCCGCCGAAGCTGAGCAAGGAGATGGAGAGGCGGCGCAAGGTCATCTCCCGTAGCTTCTCGCTCGCCAAGGACATGTACCTCTCCGGCGGCCGCACCAACCCGGCGGAGCAGCGTGACCTCGAAGCCGGCACCGAGTTCCTCAAGGTAATATCACTCAAATTCGCTTGCGCTCGCACTAGGCAAAGCCAGGTCGAACCGTACGCGTTGCTAACACTGTTGACACCTGTGTAGCCGTTCGTGCGTGCAGTCAAACACGGCGTCGCTGAGCGTGCAGCAGGAGAAGCGGCTGAAGCAGATGGGCGCCACGGTGCGGAACGCGTCGGGGTACCTCAACAGCCTCAAGGTGAGCGGCGTGCgcgaggcggcggcgcgggcgctcaTGGCGGAGATGACCGTCAACCAGCTCTCCGACCTTGTCGCCTTCGGGACCATGGGCAAGATCTGCTCCGAGGTGCTCGACACCAAGCTGCAGGCTTTGCATGTCAACGTGAATCTGCACGAATGAAGACTCAGCTCCTGCACGAATGCAGGCAGTGTATCCACCCATGTCGGTGTCTCAACTCCTGCTTGCCAGTAGCAGCATTTTGAATTCCTGTGGCTGTGGCCATCCATGGCTCGCTGTGCCCTGCCAAGGCTGGTTGTGGCCGGCTACTGATGATGTGCTTGTTCATCAGACGATGGTACAGACCGGCAACGTAATTCATGTGGGTcctaaatttgattttttagatgttatttattagaaactcttggagatgacttTTTTTTTCTCCCTAAATCTTTTTAGAAGTTGTCAAACTACAAGTTTTTAGGTGAAAAAAAAATAAGaaacttttggagatgctctaaatggACTGCCGTGACTTTGACATGGAAGGCAGTCCAGCACACATGTCTTGACCCTTCGTACGTCCTATACGTCCAAACAAAACCTCTTCTCCGTACACGACCATTTGAAAATTCATCAAACTGCCAGAACAGACCCTTCGTACGTCCTATACGTCCAAACGAAACCTCTTCTCCGTACACGACCATTTGAAAATTCATCAAACTGCCAGGACACAACCACGCATGAAAAGTCAGATTTGTActggtcgtcgtcatcgtcgtctacCTCGGTCGCCTCACATCACGTCACCCGGTTACTTCCGCGCCGGGCATGCACCTTGAGTTGGCTTCATGACCTTTCGCCATGCAACACCAACCACTCGTCAGCTCACACACCGGCACTACACGACGACACGCCGCACGATATCTACTGCAACCTGCACCAGCTGAAATTAAAAGAAGCTCCATTGCGTCGACCTCGATCGACAGGCCGTTGGCAGGTTGCGCCTTATTAGCTTGCGCGCACGCAATGGAACACCACCAGCCGAGCTAGCGGCTCCGATCCACATAGCTCATCCTCATCGTCGCACGCACGAAGGGGTCACCGGCCAGAGCCGGCGGGATGGTGGAGCTGGAGGAGGTCTTCTTCGGCGTCGTCAGCGTCATGTCCGTCGTCATCGTGGCCTTCCTGCTGCACACGTGCGCCCGCAGCGTCGCGcccgcgatggcggcggcggcgcgcgcgcgggaGGAGGACaccgccgtggccgtggccgtggtcgTGGACATCGAGGCCGGGCTCGACGAGGCCGCGCTCAAGGCGCTGCCCAAGGTGGTGTACGGCGACAACGGCGAGGAGGAGGAAGCGAGGAAGACTACGACGACGACCACGACCGCCACCGAGACGACGGGGACGTGCTGTGCGGTGTGCCTGGGCGAGTACGCCAGCGGGGACGTGCTCCGGGTGCTGCCCGAGTGCGCGCACGCCTTCCACCAACTGTGCGTCGACCGGTGGCTGCGGCTGCGCCCGACGTGCCCCGTCTGCCGCTCGCCGCCGGTGCCCAGGCCCAGCCCTGCCGCGACGCCGCTCGCTGCACCCACCCAGCTCTGATCGAGCCTCTGATTACCTACCTACCCGTGCATCCTCTCTTAGGGTCAGGGAACTAAACCCCGGTGTGTAGATACAGTAAAAGCATTTTTTGTGTATGAAATGAAATGTAAGAGCAGTGCAGATTGAGAGGCAAGGCAGATGAGcaaattaagggggtgtttggttcctgcaggaaaattttagtcccttcccatcggatgtttgaacacatgcatgaagtattaaatatagacgaaaaaataactaattgcacagattatggctaatttgtgagacgaattttttaagcctaattagtccatgatttaacaatatggtgctacagtaaatatgtgctaatggcggattaattaggcttaataaatttgtctcgtaaattagtctccatctatgtaattagttttataattaactcatatttaattctcctaaacagcatccgaacgtccgatgtgacatggactaaaatttagtccatggaaccaaacacccccagcACACACAGCTGCACAACAGCTACTCCTACGTGTGTGTGCACACTGCCACGAAATTTCAGTTGAAACATCACGTCAGTCACAAAGGAAGCAAGTTTGGATTAGACTCATCCTCACTCAGTGGTCAGTGCTActgggatggatggatggatgaacgAAAAGTACACAATGCAACCAAGTGCCAACCACCCATATTATATTTTTAGTGTTTGTATACTCTCTCAGTCCCAAAGCAAGTGTCGTTTTCGTTTCTCAAGagtcaaacatttttaacttTATAACCAAATATACAAAagaaataatattaatatttataatatataattagtatcattagatagatcgtttaatttattttcataataaatttatttggagatataaatattgctaatattttcttaCAAACTTAATCAAATTTATAAAGTTTGATCAACATGGATACCATAgtgacacttattttgggacagaaGGAGTATCCCTCGAGGATGTCCCTTTTTAGTGATCTTCACAGTTTTCTGTTATTCGAGGTTCACAACTGGACAGTACCCCATGGCCCGAGGCCATGTTTGGAAGGGATTAATGGATTTGGTTTCTTGCCAGAAATCAGATATGAACTCTGTGAAATGGACAGTGGTTTTCTATTCCTGCATGAATCACATCTCTCATGCACAAAGTGGTGCGGATAATTCTCGACTCCGATCCAAACCGAATCCGAATTTTAAGGATATGGAGAAGAACTTCTAAAATCCATGTGGATATGGATAATCCGAATCCGATTGTGTGTGGATGTGGGATAGGATATGGAATCGGCAAAATCCGGAGGATATGGATTATCCGCAAATTTTATGCGGATTATCCGATGTTCAGAATAGGATATCCGATAATTTCTCTTCCTAGACTAAAACCTAGAGGAATTTAggatttaaaaaaaattgttagTTGAGAACTCTTAGTTTGTGATATCGTTGTTTGGTGTTATAATTTTAAATTGGGATCTTGCTTGCTGTTATTACATATTGGCTAATAACTTATCATTTGCGAGTGAGGATAATTTGTTAAATGTTAATTGTGTCGGTGTGATAGCCATAACATGGTATATAATTTATGATTTTTGTCTACTGCATGTTATTAAATCTTTACAAAGAATTTTTTTGACAAGTATAAAATTCTTTAAGTATGAATATATTACTCGACTATTTAaattcgtatccgatccgtttccGCTCCATATTCGTACCAGTTCCGACATCCGAAAAAATCCGTATTCGCATCCGCATCCGAGTATTATCCGCTCCGATCCGAATCCACCAAAGACAAGCAGATTAGGATATGGGAAAGACATTATCCGCTCCAATCCGAtcagttttcatccctacctagtACACAAGAGAAA
Proteins encoded in this region:
- the LOC136504056 gene encoding putative glutamine amidotransferase GAT1_2.1 — translated: MLKPGGSGDEFDYPGYVRAYQEFVRAVVAYQEKTAAGPHLPRGAPVPAPPKLSKEMERRRKVISRSFSLAKDMYLSGGRTNPAEQRDLEAGTEFLKSNTASLSVQQEKRLKQMGATVRNASGYLNSLKVSGVREAAARALMAEMTVNQLSDLVAFGTMGKICSEVLDTKLQALHVNVNLHE
- the LOC136506018 gene encoding RING-H2 finger protein ATL70-like, whose amino-acid sequence is MVELEEVFFGVVSVMSVVIVAFLLHTCARSVAPAMAAAARAREEDTAVAVAVVVDIEAGLDEAALKALPKVVYGDNGEEEEARKTTTTTTTATETTGTCCAVCLGEYASGDVLRVLPECAHAFHQLCVDRWLRLRPTCPVCRSPPVPRPSPAATPLAAPTQL